A stretch of Arachis hypogaea cultivar Tifrunner chromosome 15, arahy.Tifrunner.gnm2.J5K5, whole genome shotgun sequence DNA encodes these proteins:
- the LOC140179196 gene encoding uncharacterized protein — protein sequence MAWAVELSQYDLQYEPRQAIKAQAMADFHVDGASNQTFGGARIILENSARLAYEQSIKFEFPVSNNQVEYEALIGGLMLAKEVRASRVEVSSDSQIVTSQVNGSYQARDTLLQKYLEKVRKLCKSFKEVTVQHVPRERNARADLLSKLASTKPGAGNRSLIQGLVTEPAIVICTTQAPNPLSWIDPISRYLEHGETPPTKRKRNLLKGKLPKPLASISAANCQKFMWKQVITRFGIPEAVISDNGTQFTDKKFKGFLEGLRIKQKFSSVEHPQTNGQVKAANKVILKGLKKRLEGKKGSWADELASVLWSYRTTPQSSTGKIPFRLTYGVDTVIPVEVGELSPRILLGGGSEAIEKDLADETRQMAHLAEAAIKQRVALKYNGKVLKRSLGEGDLVLRCNDIGPPTPGEGKLAAN from the exons ATGGCATGGGCAGTGGAGCTATCCCAATACGATTTACAGTACGAACCTAGGCAAGCAATCAAAGCCCAAGCCATGGCAGACTTCCACGTTGACGGAGCATCCAACCAAACGTTCGGAGGGGCCAGAATCATCCTCGAAAACTCGGCAAGATTAGCCTACGAACAATCTATCAAGTTCGAATTCCCAGTCTCAAACAACCAAGTCgagtatgaagccttgatagGGGGACTAATGCTAGCCAAAGAAGTCAGAGCATCAAGGGTAGAAGTTAGCAGCGACTCCCAAATCGTCACCTCCCAAGTGAATGGCAGCTACCAAGCGAGGGACACACTGCTacaaaaatacttggaaaaggTAAGAAAGCTATGCAAAAGCTTCAAAGAAGTCACAGTCCAACACGTTCCCAGAGAAAGGAATGCCCGAGCTGACCTCCTCTCCAAGCTCGCAAGCACCAAACCCGGCGCGGGGAACAGATCTTTGATCCAAGGGCTAGTAACGGAACCTGCAATTGTCATATGCACGACTCAAGCACCAAACCCGCTCTCATGGATAGACCCCATCTCCCGATATCTGGAGCATGGAGAAACACCCCCGACCAAAAGGAAGCGGAATCTGTTAAAAGGGAAGCTCCCAA AGCCACTAGCCAGCATATCCGCAGCAAATTGCCAAAAGTTCATGTGGAAACAGGTGATCACAAGGTTCGGGATCCCGGAAGCCGTCATATCGGACAACGGGACACAATTCACTGATAAAAAGTTCAAAGGGTTTCTAGAGGGACTAAGGATCAAACAGAAGTTCTCCTCAGTCGAACACCCCCAAACCAACGGCCAGGTcaaagcagccaacaaagtcatcctAAAGGGGCTAAAAAAGCGACTCGAAGGGAAGAAAGGCTCATGGGCAGACGAGCTAGCCTCAGTACTGTGGTCATATAGGACCACCCCTCAATCATCCACCGGCAAAATCCCCTTCCGACTCACATACGGGGTCGACACAGTCATCCCAGTCGAAGTCGGGGAGCTAAGCCCGAGGATACTCCTCGGAGGAGGAAGCGAGGCAATCGAGAAAGACCTAGCCGACGAGACAAGGCAAATGGCACACCTAGCGGAAGCAGCAATAAAGCAGAGAGTAGCCCTCAAATACAATGGCAAAGTATTGAAAAGGAGCTTGGGAGAAGGCGACTTGGTTCTACGATGTAACGACATAGGACCACCAACACCGGGAGAAGGCAAGCTAGCCGCAAACTAG